One genomic region from Dermacentor variabilis isolate Ectoservices chromosome 6, ASM5094787v1, whole genome shotgun sequence encodes:
- the LOC142585212 gene encoding proteasomal ATPase-associated factor 1-like: MQVTLVEKPVLSVQCNWNEALRERNGDAWVTCKSRGQPGIHGKLKRTGSTPDGIPIVSTSDKFRVTGITKDTIHVSHTDPNCQTCFIAPTTAFANVHRNSVACLDVTKGHLGVSVSGTSEMRVWDSRTGEVRRELEGHVWDVYTCRFFPSGVVVLSGGADMQLKIWSAETGKCPVTLKGHSAAIHDTCIVEQGRNVISVSKDGTARLWDCGQSACLGILTDTLHDCINCCALGPAAINLGTREEPASEREVATDGKLLVVGTEAGKLRGVGVCSRKTVFEFDHPAAINSCCFIGQNRFLFGTQDGNVSLFDVRQTRGPSITWENSSSPVLCLLPYKQGYVVGRADGSCNFEALEGAESFSLTGPDCEPVYHVAYDGESFYTACRDGLIRKYRVPKS, translated from the exons ATGCAAGTGACCCTCGTTGAAAAGCCGGTTTTGAGCGTTCAATGCAACTGGAATGAAGCATTACG GGAGAGAAATGGAGACGCCTGGGTGACTTGCAAATCTCGCG GCCAGCCTGGAATTCATGGCAAGCTGAAACGAACTGGTTCCACGCCTGACGGAATTCCCATCGTGTCGACCTCCGACAAGTTTAGAGTGACCGGAATAACGAAG GACACTATTCATGTCTCACACACTGACCCAAACTGCCAGACGTGTTTCATTGCCCCAACAACAGCATTTGCCAACGTTCACCGAAACAGT GTGGCATGCCTTGACGTTACCAAGGGTCACTTGGGTGTTTCAGTTAGTGGAACCAGTGAAATGCGTGTCTGGGATTCACGGACTGGAGAAGTCAGG AGAGAACTGGAGGGACATGTCTGGGATGTGTACACCTGTCGTTTCTTCCCCTCGGGTGTGGTAGTCCTCTCGGGAGGAGCCGACATGCAGCTCAAGATTTGGTCTGCTGAAACAGGAAAGTGCCCTGTCACACTGAAAGGCCACTCTGCTG CCATTCACGACACTTGCATTGTGGAACAAGGGCGTAATGTCATCTCAGTCAGCAAGGATGGCACTGCCAGGCTCTGGGATTGTGGCCAGTCTGCCTGCTTGGGCATCCTCACTGACACCCTGCATGACTGCATTAACTGCTGCGCTCTTGGACCTGCGGCCATCAACTTGGGCACTAGGGAAGAACCAGCCA GTGAGAGGGAAGTGGCGACAGACGGGAAACTCCTAGTTGTGGGGACAGAAGCAGGAAAGCTGAGGGGTGTCGGCGTGTGCTCCAGGAAGACG GTGTTTGAATTTGATCATCCTGCAGCCATTAACTCCTGCTGCTTCATTGGACAAAATCGCTTTCTTTTCGGGACACAGGATGGAAATGTTTCCTTGTTTGATGTAAGGCAGACAAG AGGGCCTTCTATCACTTGGGAAAATTCATCATCTCCTGTGTTGTGCCTGTTGCCGTACAAGCAGGGTTACGTGGTTGGAAGAG CTGACGGCTCTTGCAACTTTGAAGCCCTGGAGGGCGCGGAGTCATTCAGTCTTACTGGGCCTGACTGTGAACCTGTTTACCATGTGGCATATGATGGAGAATCATTCTACACTGCCTGCAGAGATGGCCTGATCAGAAAGTACAGGGTGCCCAAGTCATAA